TGGATCAGCATCTGCTGACCTTCCGCGAACGCGAACGTGAACTGGCCGCGGCCTATCGGGAACGCGCAGACAACCTCAAGGAACGCATTGGCGAGCTGGAAACCGCCATGCGTCAAGAGCGTGAGCGCGCCTTGACCGACGTCCTCACCGGCATACCCAACCGTGCGGCTTATCAACAGGCGGCGCCGGTATTCATTAAAGGCAGCCGTCGCGCTGGACGCCCGCTGTGCCTGGTCGTGTGGGACATCGATCATTTCAAATCCATCAATGATGTCCATGGCCACCAGACCGGGGACCGCGCCATCACACTGGTTGCACGCTATATCTATAAATCACTCGGCGAAAAAACCTTCACGGCGCGCATCGGCGGCGAGGAATTTCTGTCCCTTCTGCCCGACATCACGGCGCGCGACCTACAGGACAAGCTGGAACCTGTGCGGGCCGGCGTCAGCGCACTCAAGCTCGAAGCCGGTGCCGCTTTAGTTTCTCTGAGCGTCTCTTGTGGCGGCGTCGAGCTACGTGCCGATGACGATCTAGACGCCGCCTACCAGCGCGCCGACACCGCGCTGTATGAGGCCAAGCGTGCCGGGCGCAACTGCGTCCGGGTTGTCGACTAGTACCGCACGGCAAGCCATTGCAGTGGCGATACAAGAGATCCAACTTTAAAATCTGACCATGCTCCGACATCTCTTGTGGGCGACCGCCTTGGTCGCCACGCCCAGCTTGAGCTGGTCTCAAAATCAAACCGCCGATCCTGAAGCCGCCGAAACCGCACTGCCGGAAATCACCGTGACAGCGGACCCTTTCGCCCAGCGCAATCCGGTAGAAGCCACTCAGCCCACAGCGGTTCTCAGCGGCGAGGACCTTGAGCGCTCACGGGCTGCCACCTTGGGTGAAACACTGGCCGAACAGCCCGGTGTGCACAGCGCAGATTTTGCCAGCGGCGCCAGTCGCCCGGTCATTCGCGGCCTGGGTGGTCCGCGCGTGCGTATTCTTGACGGCGGCAGCCGCGTCGCCGATGCCTCAACCCTGAGTCCGGATCACAATGTCGCGGCCGAACCCTTTCGCGCCCGGCAGATTGAAGTGCTCAAGGGCCCGGCCTCACTCATGTATGGCTCCGGCGCGATCGGTGGCGTCATAAATCTGGTCAGTGATCTGGTCCCCAATACGCCGGAAAACGAACGCCACGGTGCACTCGGAGCGGGCGCCAATTCGGTTAACGGCAGCCGCAGCGGCTGGGGGCATGTTGGCGGGGGCAATGGTCGCATCGCTTTTCACCTGGACGGCCTGGTTCGCGACAGCGATGACTACGACATTCCAGGCCTTGCAGACGCGGACGAGGCCGCCGAGCACAGCACTCCAGGACGTGTTGAAAACAGCGCCAGCCAGACACATAGCGTGGGCGGCGGCCTGTCATTAACCCGCGAGCAAGGCTACTTGGGGCTTGGCGTAAGCGTCTACGACACACTGTACGGCGTACCTGGCCACAGCCATGGCGAGGACGAGCATGCCGAACACGCTGAATCACACAACGAAGCGGACGCAGAATCCGAGCAGGTTCGCATCGATATGCAGCAACAGCGCTACGAGCTGCGCGGCGGCTGGAAGTGGTCAAATGGCCCGTTCGAGCGGATCCGCGGCAGCCTGGTGCACAGCACCTACGAACATCAGGAACTGGAAGGCCAGGAAACCGGCACTCTGTTCGACAACGAACTGAGCGAACTGCGTGTGGAACTCACCCACCGCGAGCGTGCCGGCTGGCGTGGTGTTGCCGGCGTACAAGCCAGCCAACAGGATTTCTCAGCCTTGGGGGATGAGGCCGTCGTACCCCCAGTACAAACCCAAAGCACCGGCATTTTCCTTGTAGAGGAGCGTCATTTCAGCGCCCACCGCCTGAGTCTGGGCGCGCGTATCGAACACCTCGAACACGACCCCGGCGCGCTGAATCGCGGCGCCTACAATCTACTCAGCCTGTCCTCAGCCTTGCATCTTGAACTGGGGCCACAGCAACACCTGCGTGTGGGGCTCAGCCGCTCGGAACGCGCACCAGACGTTCAGGAGCTCTATTCCTTCGGCCCGCATCTGGCAACCAGCAGTTTTGACCGCGGCGACGGCAGCCTGGACAAAGAATCTGCGCTCAACCTGGATCTGGGTTGGCACGCAGAGATCCAGCAAGTCAGCCTGGCGATCGATCTGTTCTACACACGCTATTCCGACTTCATATTCAGCGGCGAAGTGGATGAAGATGGCGATGGTGAGGCCGACCGCTACGACGAAGAGCACTCCGGTGATAGTGAACCCGAACATGATGAGCACGCAGAAGAATCCTTACTGATCGTGCAGTACCAGCAAGACGATGCCCGCTTCTGGGGCGGTGAACTGGATGCTCGCTACAACCTAAACCGCAACCACAGCGTAGGCCTGTTCGGCGATGTAGTGCGGGCGCGTCGAAATGACGGCGGACGTCTGCCGCGTATCCCTGCCGATCGCATTGGCCTGCGTTACGACGGCTACCACAATGCCTTGAGTTTCGGTGCCCGGCTCACACGGGTACTGCCGCAATCACGCGCCACCGCGCTCGAAGGGAATACCGCGGGCTATACCCTGCTGGCCGCTGATCTGGCGTGGTCATTGGTCACCGCGACGGGTGAACTGAAGCTCAGCCTGCGCGGGCGCAACCTGCTGGATGAGGAGGCGCGCAACCACGTCTCTTTCCTCAAACAACTGGCGCCATTGCCCGGGCGCAACTTCGGGTTGGGGCTGGAGTACAGCTTCTAAATGCCCAGCCCACGCTGCCCGGCATAATCACGGGCAAACTGCCAGGCCACTCGCCCGCTTCGTGAACCGCGCATCAAAGCCCAGCGCAAGGCCGCTTCACGCCACTCAAGCGTCGCGACATCAACATTCAGCCGACCAAGACAGGATTCCACAATGCTCAGATACTGCGCCTGGTCGAATGGATGGAAGGACAGCCACAAGCCAAAACGCTCAGACAGCGAAATTTTCTCCTCAACCGCCTCTGCTTGATGAATTTCACCATCAACGGCACGTGCCTGCTGGTTTTCGCTTTGATATTCCGGCAGCAAATGCCTTCGGTTACTGGTCGCGTAGATCAACACGTTGTCGGGTGGCGCCGCCAATGAGCCTTCGATTGTGGCTTTGAGCGCTTTGTAGCTGGCATCGTCAGCTTCAAATGACAGATCGTCGGCGTAGACAATGAAGCGCTCGGCCCGCCCGTGCAGCGGCGAAACAATGTCCGGCAAATCAACCAGATCGGCGCGGTCGACCTCGATAACGCGCAGCCCCTCGGCGCCATAGCGCCCCAGTAACGCACGAACAAGCGATGACTTGCCGGTACCTCGGGCACCCCACAACAACGCGTTGTTGGCGGGCAGCCCGGCCAGAAACTGGCGCGTATTGCGCTCCAGTTCACGCTTCTGTCGCTCGATGCCCAACAGCTCATCCAAATCCTGCAACTGCGGATGGCCCACCGGGCGCAGCTGCGCTTGGCTAGCATCGCGGGTCCAGCGATACGCCCAGGCCGACCAGTCCTGAGGCGCCGGCTCCGGGTTGATCCAGCTCTCGACCGTATCCGCCAATCGCTCCAGACGGCCGATCAGCTGCTCTTCACGCAATGTCATATCAGGCCTTGAGGCGGTATCCAGTCTTGAAAATCCACCACAGAATCGCTGTACAAACGGCCAAAAACCCGAGTGAAATGGCCACGCTCCACCACAGGCTGACGTCAGCCATGCCGTAGAAACTCCAGCGGAATCCGCTGATCAGGTAGACCACCGGATTAAACAATGTGACGGTGCGCCACAGCGGCGACAGCATGTCCAGGGAGTAAAACACGCCGCCC
The Oceanococcus atlanticus DNA segment above includes these coding regions:
- a CDS encoding TonB-dependent receptor, with the translated sequence MLRHLLWATALVATPSLSWSQNQTADPEAAETALPEITVTADPFAQRNPVEATQPTAVLSGEDLERSRAATLGETLAEQPGVHSADFASGASRPVIRGLGGPRVRILDGGSRVADASTLSPDHNVAAEPFRARQIEVLKGPASLMYGSGAIGGVINLVSDLVPNTPENERHGALGAGANSVNGSRSGWGHVGGGNGRIAFHLDGLVRDSDDYDIPGLADADEAAEHSTPGRVENSASQTHSVGGGLSLTREQGYLGLGVSVYDTLYGVPGHSHGEDEHAEHAESHNEADAESEQVRIDMQQQRYELRGGWKWSNGPFERIRGSLVHSTYEHQELEGQETGTLFDNELSELRVELTHRERAGWRGVAGVQASQQDFSALGDEAVVPPVQTQSTGIFLVEERHFSAHRLSLGARIEHLEHDPGALNRGAYNLLSLSSALHLELGPQQHLRVGLSRSERAPDVQELYSFGPHLATSSFDRGDGSLDKESALNLDLGWHAEIQQVSLAIDLFYTRYSDFIFSGEVDEDGDGEADRYDEEHSGDSEPEHDEHAEESLLIVQYQQDDARFWGGELDARYNLNRNHSVGLFGDVVRARRNDGGRLPRIPADRIGLRYDGYHNALSFGARLTRVLPQSRATALEGNTAGYTLLAADLAWSLVTATGELKLSLRGRNLLDEEARNHVSFLKQLAPLPGRNFGLGLEYSF
- a CDS encoding ATP-binding protein; the protein is MTLREEQLIGRLERLADTVESWINPEPAPQDWSAWAYRWTRDASQAQLRPVGHPQLQDLDELLGIERQKRELERNTRQFLAGLPANNALLWGARGTGKSSLVRALLGRYGAEGLRVIEVDRADLVDLPDIVSPLHGRAERFIVYADDLSFEADDASYKALKATIEGSLAAPPDNVLIYATSNRRHLLPEYQSENQQARAVDGEIHQAEAVEEKISLSERFGLWLSFHPFDQAQYLSIVESCLGRLNVDVATLEWREAALRWALMRGSRSGRVAWQFARDYAGQRGLGI